The Flavobacterium sp. 140616W15 sequence GACATATAACTCATTAAATAAATATGCTAAAAACTTAAATGAATTAGCACGTACAGGTAAGTTAGACCCTGTTATTGGTCGTGATGAAGAAATCCGACGTGTATTACAGATCTTAACTCGTAGAACCAAAAACAATCCAATGTTAATTGGTGAGCCTGGAGTTGGTAAAACAGCTATTGCCGAAGGTTTAGCACACCGAATTGTTGATGGTGACGTACCTGAAAACCTAAAAGATAAAATTGTTTTCTCATTAGATATGGGAGCTTTAATTGCCGGTGCAAAATACAAAGGTGAGTTTGAAGAACGATTGAAATCGGTAGTTAAAGAAGTTACAGCAGCCGAAGGTGATATTGTTTTATTTATAGATGAGATTCATACACTTGTAGGAGCAGGTGGAGGTGAAGGAGCTATGGATGCGGCTAATATCCTAAAACCAGCTTTGGCGCGTGGAGAATTAAGAGCCATTGGTGCTACGACTTTAGATGAATATCAAAAATATTTTGAGAAAGACAAAGCGCTGGAACGTCGTTTCCAAAAAATTCTAATCGACGAGCCAGATACAGAAAGTGCTATTTCGATTTTACGTGGAATTAAAGAAAAATATGAAACGCATCATAAAGTTCAGATAAAAGACGAAGCAATTATTGCAGCTGTCGAGCTTTCTCAACGTTATATTACCAATCGTTTCTTACCAGATAAGGCGATTGACTTAATGGATGAGGCAGCTTCTAAATTGCGTATGGAGATCAATTCAAAACCAGAGGAATTAGATGTTTTGGATCGAAAAATAATGCAGTTAGAAATTGAGATTGAGGCCATAAAACGTGAAAAAGAAGAAAGCAAGCTGAAAGTGCTGCATATGGAATTGGCTAATCTAAAAGAAGAGCGAAATGAAATCTACGCCAAATGGAAATCTGAAAAAGATGTAGTAGATGGAGTTCAAGCTGTAAAATTAGAAATAGAAGATTTCAAACACGAAGCAGAACGAGCAGAACGTAATGGCGATTACGGTAAAGTAGCCGAAATTCGTTACGGAAAAATAAAAGAAGCTCAAGAAAGACTGGATGTTTTATTGAAGCAATTACAAGAGTATCAATCAGGTAACTCTTTGATAAAAGAAGAAGTTACAAGAGAAGATATTGCCGAAGTAGTTGCAAAATGGACAGGAGTTCCAGTTACAAAAATGCTTCAAACAGAAAGAGAAAAACTCTTACATCTGGAAGATGAATTGCACAAACGTGTTGTTGGTCAGGAAGAAGCTATTGAAGCAGTAAGTGATGCTGTAAGACGAAGCAGAGCTGGTTTACAAGATATGAAAAAACCTGTAGGTACATTCCTTTTCTTAGGAACTACGGGAGTTGGTAAAACAGAGCTAGCTAAAGCATTAGCAGAATATCTTTTTGATGACGAAAATGCGATGACCAGAATTGATATGAGTGAATATCAAGAAAGACATAGCGTAAGTAGATTAGTTGGTGCGCCTCCAGGATATGTAGGATACGATGAGGGTGGACAATTAACAGAAGCTGTACGAAGAAAACCGTATTCAGTAGTTCTGTTAGATGAGATTGAAAAAGCGCACCCAGATACGTTTAATATTTTATTACAAGTATTAGATGAAGGTCGATTAACAGACAATAAAGGACGTTTGGCCGATTTTAAAAATACAATTATTATCATGACTTCTAATATGGGAAGTCAGATTATACAAGAAAAATTTGAAAACCTAAAAGGTGGAATTGAAGCTACAACAGAAGCAGCAAAAGTAGAAGTACTTGGGTTATTGAAACAAACGGTTCGTCCAGAGTTTATTAACCGTATTGATGAGATTGTGTTATTCCCACCTTTAACAGTTGATAACATTAAACATATTGTTGGTTTACAATTAAAGAGCGTTACAAAAATGTTGGCTTTGCAAGGAATTACAATGGATGCAACTCCAGAAGCAATTGCTTATTTATCGGATAAAGGATTTGATCCGCAATTCGGTGCAAGACCAGTAAAACGTGTTATACAAAGAGATGTGTTAAATCAATTGTCAAAAGAAATTTTGGCAGGTAAAATAACTACAGATAGTATTATTTTATTAGATGCATTTGATGGTAAATTGGTTTTTAGAAACCAAACACAAGAAGTGGCCCAATAATTTTGATTTTTATTAATTTGAAAACACCAGTCGTGAGGCTGGTGTTTTTTTTATATATAACTTTGAAAATCAGTAAATAATGAAACTTTTTTTTAAATTAGTATAATAAAAAATCTAATTAAGTTCTCATCTTTACTTAGGTAAAGCTAAGCTAGGATTAGTTGTATATAAAAACTTAAAAAAATAATAGGATGAACAATATATTTAAAGGATTAATAGCGGGTTATGGTGCGAAAAAGCTTGGAAGTGGCTGTTTTGGGACTGTTTTTGTTTTTGTGATTATCTGGTTGCTTTTAGGTCAATGCAGTTGAAGATATTTTTTAGAAGTCTGATTGAAAATATTTAATTAAATCGGAAGAAATAGAAGAAAAAATTCAAACAAAAAGTATTAGATTCGCATGAAATAATAAATGTGTGTTGATTGAATTTGGTAGATTGTATCAAAAATCAATGCAGTTCTAAAACAATTATATGGCATCAGGTTTTTTCGTTATATTAGATGATATTGCAGCAATTATGGACGATGTTGCAGTAATGAGTAAAGTTGCAGTAAAAAAGACAGCAGGTATCCTAGGAGATGATTTGGCTGTTAATGCCGAAAAAGCTTCAGGCTTTGCCTCTTCAAGAGAACTTCCTGTATTATGGGCCATTGGTAAAGGTTCGTTTATTAATAAATTAATCATCTTACCAATAGCATTTTTACTTAGTGCTTTTTTTCCTGTAGCAATTATAGTAATCTTAGTATTAGGAGGTCTTTTTTTAGCTTATGAAGGAGCTGAGAAAATATTTGAGTTTTTCTTTCCACACAAGCATGAAAAAGTTGAAGTTACAGCAGGTGCTTTTTCTGAAGAAGAAGCTTTAGCAGTTGAAAAAGAAAAAGTGAAATCGGCAATTGTAACCGATTTTATATTATCAGTAGAAATTGTAATTATAGCATTAGGAACTGTAATCGGAAAACCTATTTTATCACAAATTCTAGTTGTTTCTATCATTGCGATAGTTGCTACAATTGGTGTCTATGGCCTTGTAGCGCTTATTGTAAGAATGGATGAATTTGGTTTAAAACTTATTCAATATAGTAAAAAAGAACGTAGTTTA is a genomic window containing:
- the clpB gene encoding ATP-dependent chaperone ClpB, which codes for MNINKFTIKSQEAIQLSQQLAQQNGQQQIENEHIFKAIFEVDENVAPFILKKLNVNVPLFLQILDSTIQSFPKVSGGDILLSRDANKALNEAEIIAQKMNDEYVSIEHLILAIFDSKSKVAQILKDQGVTGKGLKAAIEELRKGERVTSASAEETYNSLNKYAKNLNELARTGKLDPVIGRDEEIRRVLQILTRRTKNNPMLIGEPGVGKTAIAEGLAHRIVDGDVPENLKDKIVFSLDMGALIAGAKYKGEFEERLKSVVKEVTAAEGDIVLFIDEIHTLVGAGGGEGAMDAANILKPALARGELRAIGATTLDEYQKYFEKDKALERRFQKILIDEPDTESAISILRGIKEKYETHHKVQIKDEAIIAAVELSQRYITNRFLPDKAIDLMDEAASKLRMEINSKPEELDVLDRKIMQLEIEIEAIKREKEESKLKVLHMELANLKEERNEIYAKWKSEKDVVDGVQAVKLEIEDFKHEAERAERNGDYGKVAEIRYGKIKEAQERLDVLLKQLQEYQSGNSLIKEEVTREDIAEVVAKWTGVPVTKMLQTEREKLLHLEDELHKRVVGQEEAIEAVSDAVRRSRAGLQDMKKPVGTFLFLGTTGVGKTELAKALAEYLFDDENAMTRIDMSEYQERHSVSRLVGAPPGYVGYDEGGQLTEAVRRKPYSVVLLDEIEKAHPDTFNILLQVLDEGRLTDNKGRLADFKNTIIIMTSNMGSQIIQEKFENLKGGIEATTEAAKVEVLGLLKQTVRPEFINRIDEIVLFPPLTVDNIKHIVGLQLKSVTKMLALQGITMDATPEAIAYLSDKGFDPQFGARPVKRVIQRDVLNQLSKEILAGKITTDSIILLDAFDGKLVFRNQTQEVAQ
- a CDS encoding DUF808 domain-containing protein, which translates into the protein MASGFFVILDDIAAIMDDVAVMSKVAVKKTAGILGDDLAVNAEKASGFASSRELPVLWAIGKGSFINKLIILPIAFLLSAFFPVAIIVILVLGGLFLAYEGAEKIFEFFFPHKHEKVEVTAGAFSEEEALAVEKEKVKSAIVTDFILSVEIVIIALGTVIGKPILSQILVVSIIAIVATIGVYGLVALIVRMDEFGLKLIQYSKKERSLSKTIGNLLVQALPKVIQSLSVIGTIALLLVAGGIFVHNIEFFHHLVPQLPSIVKEFVIGLVIGFLVLGVVTVIKKMIPKKEVAE